One Ictalurus furcatus strain D&B chromosome 21, Billie_1.0, whole genome shotgun sequence genomic region harbors:
- the LOC128625107 gene encoding synaptonemal complex protein 3-like isoform X2, giving the protein MSLKDCTSSRDTNNTGATVRRQKRRSSTDRSLTVSHGGEVKTMLDTFGAEINKSFVAKRKCLESFTSSSLKTSQQKIEALWRSHQRERAQACEDYSTRFSSVFQQWESDMQRNKDQDKKLTSLFQRQQIMFQQMRASQTERLKMLKEIVDHYIKSTQALQDAHEEQNIVAMSELRQEMALLQKKILMNTQEEMVSVRNALQSMLM; this is encoded by the exons ATGTCTCTTAAAGACTGTACTTCTTCCAGGGACACCAATAATACag GTGCCACAGTGAGGAGACAGAAGCGGCGCTCCTCCACAGACAGGAGTCTCACAGTCTCACACGG TGGTGAGGTGAAGACCATGCTGGACACGTTTGGAG CGGAAATAAACAAGTCGTTTGTGGCTAAGAGGAAGTGTTTAGAGTCGTTCACCAGCTCATCTCTGAAAACCAGCCAGCAGAAGATCGAGGCACTGTGGAGGTCTCATCAGAGAGAGCG GGCTCAGGCGTGTGAGGATTACAGCACTCGGTTCTCATCTGTGTTCCAGCAGTGGGAGAGCGACATGCAGAGGAACAAAGACCAGGACAAGAAACTCACG TCTCTGTTCCAGCGTCAGCAGATTATGTTTCAGCAGATGAGAGCTTCACAAACCGAGAGACTGAAGATGCTCAAGGAGATTGTAGATCACTATatcaaa AGCACACAGGCGCTTCAGGACGCTCACGAGGAGCAGAACATTGTGGCCATGAGTGAGTTACGCCAGGAGATGGCACTGCTGCAGAAGAAAATCCTGATGAATACA CAGGAGGAGATGGTGTCAGTCAGGAACGCTCTGCAGTCCATGCTCATGTAG
- the LOC128625107 gene encoding synaptonemal complex protein 3-like isoform X1 has protein sequence MSLKDCTSSRDTNNTGATVRRQKRRSSTDRSLTVSHGGEVKTMLDTFGAEINKSFVAKRKCLESFTSSSLKTSQQKIEALWRSHQRERAQACEDYSTRFSSVFQQWESDMQRNKDQDKKLTSLFQRQQIMFQQMRASQTERLKMLKEIVDHYIKSTQALQDAHEEQNIVAMSELRQEMALLQKKILMNTQQEEMVSVRNALQSMLM, from the exons ATGTCTCTTAAAGACTGTACTTCTTCCAGGGACACCAATAATACag GTGCCACAGTGAGGAGACAGAAGCGGCGCTCCTCCACAGACAGGAGTCTCACAGTCTCACACGG TGGTGAGGTGAAGACCATGCTGGACACGTTTGGAG CGGAAATAAACAAGTCGTTTGTGGCTAAGAGGAAGTGTTTAGAGTCGTTCACCAGCTCATCTCTGAAAACCAGCCAGCAGAAGATCGAGGCACTGTGGAGGTCTCATCAGAGAGAGCG GGCTCAGGCGTGTGAGGATTACAGCACTCGGTTCTCATCTGTGTTCCAGCAGTGGGAGAGCGACATGCAGAGGAACAAAGACCAGGACAAGAAACTCACG TCTCTGTTCCAGCGTCAGCAGATTATGTTTCAGCAGATGAGAGCTTCACAAACCGAGAGACTGAAGATGCTCAAGGAGATTGTAGATCACTATatcaaa AGCACACAGGCGCTTCAGGACGCTCACGAGGAGCAGAACATTGTGGCCATGAGTGAGTTACGCCAGGAGATGGCACTGCTGCAGAAGAAAATCCTGATGAATACA CAGCAGGAGGAGATGGTGTCAGTCAGGAACGCTCTGCAGTCCATGCTCATGTAG